Part of the Echeneis naucrates chromosome 1, fEcheNa1.1, whole genome shotgun sequence genome, aacatcctcagaCCTGTTTCTGGAAAGACGCAGTGAGTCCACAGTGGGATCTGTAGCTCTGGCTGTCCTCAGCCGggtttgtgtgtcagttgtgctgctgtgtgtaaCATTAGATGTGTTCCTGCTGAGCCCCCTTCAGGATCATGGAGGGACTGATGGTTGTTGTTTCACTTTAACGTCAGTATGAAGGTTTCGTCGAGGCCCGTCGGCCCGACTgaacctggtcctggtctgtttGGGACACAGTGATGAGGACTGTGGATGAAGGTCTTTGTCCAGGATCTGGCTCTGGTTCTTCCAGAGAGCCTTTTGGACTTTTCTCTGAGAACAGGATCGTCTTTGAAGGTCAAAGTTCGTCTCCTGACTTCCTCCTTTAGAGATGATTCTTCTGTATCTGTTTCAGCCGAAGTGTTCGGACAGGCTGCCTGAGCCACCGGCTCCGCCCGCCAAATCATCGAGCCGTCGCAGCCTGCCGCCGTGCCACAGCTCCATGACGACCCTCGCTGACGAACAGCCGCACGTCGGCAGCTACCGCCTGCTGAAGACCATCGGCAAGGGCAACTTCGCAAAGGTCAAGCTGGCCCGCCACACGCTGACGGGCCGGGAGGTGAGGACgggttttttcttttggtgaTCCAGAGTCAGTCACCCTGATGGTTTACagcccaaacacaaacatctacTTCCACTCGTGGTTATTGTGTCAGTGTGGAGGCTCCGCCCCTTATGTACCGACCAATCAGCCGACAGACGATTTGTTCTTCAGTAAAAACAATGATTTCaactcaaaaacacaaattgaatgaaaaatgcTGAATAACTTTTCACTTTCCTCCGTTTCCTTTGGAATCCTGGAAATACTCCAGTCTGGCTAACTTTTAGGAAATTATCTGCCTgagtaaacgttttcctgatgagtttatggcctCTAGTTTAGATTTCTTTTAATGATGCACCATTTAGAGGGGGGCATGGcttagggggcggggctattGTGTGTCCAGAACAGGTCAGCTCCTCCTTTACTCCTCACGTCAACACAAACACGTTCAGTGTGGATGTTTGTCATCTGCAGGTCGCCATCAAGATCATCGACAAAACACAGTTGAACCCCACCAGTCTGCAGAAGGTAAGCCCCGCCTCCTTCTGTCACCCTGAGGCCTCGGTTTGTCCCTTGTACCCGCCCTCCTCACTGATGTTGACTGTTTCCTTCTCAGCTCTTCAGggaggtcagtgtgatgaaGCTCCTGAACCACCCCAACATCggtgagccccccccccccccccgacagcAGCAGGGCTCAGTGTCTGGCAGCAGCTTTACGGTCCCcctgttgtttttcagtgaaGCTGTTCGAGGTGATCGAGACGGAGAAGACTCTGTACCTGGTAATGGAGTACGCCAGCGGAGGTCAGAACGTCTCACCTGTTCTCCTCGGGCTCTCCGCCCTCAGGTGGGTCACCTGAcacctgtctgtgtttcaggGGAGGTCTTTGACTACCTGGTGGCTCACGGACggatgaaggagaaggaggcCAGAGCCAAATTCCGCCAGGTGAGATCCCGTCACACCTACAGCTGCGTCTGCTCATCAGATCCCATGAGCCCCTGAGCCTCTgtgtcctgattggctgctgagtGCTGCATTCAGGGTTCGtcagtgctgttttatttttaggctCTCTCATGGTGCCGGAGCCTCGATGTTTTCAATCTGCTGCATCAGCCTGTCTCAGGTGGCTTGTCCTCCATGTGGCAACGAGACcgctaccccccccccccacacacacacacacagacacacactggatAAATCACCACTAATAAAGTGAATCCGTTTCATTACAGGTCCATTAGCGTAGCAGCTAACAGCTCCTCACACTGCTGATCTGTGGTCAGAACAAACTGCTAAGTGCTGAGGTGACAAACTGGCTGATTTGTCCTCTGAGGGCCACCGTAGAGACGCCACAGTCTGAGCTCCTGTGCTGCCCCCTGGAGGACAAACTGGAACTCACACTCATGACACTCAAGACAGACAGAACTctaaattcttcttcttcttcttcttctcctctgtcagaTCGTGTCGGCGGTAGAGTACTGTCACCAGAAGAGGATTGTACACAGAGACCTCAAggtacgcgcacacacacactcacaaataaaGGATAGTTAAAACAACCCCATTTCCTTGATATTTGCCCCGGATCTGTCTGAAACGCCTCGCATGCAGACTTTAAGGGGGGTTGTTAGGTGGCAGCAGTCACCTGTTCAGCCCCTCATGAGGTTTAAAGTCCCAGAGGAGGTCTGAGACTCGAGTGGATATCTGATTCAGACCGTCTGTTCATCTCAGGCTGAGAATCTGCTGCTGGACGCCGACATGAACATTAAAATTGCTGACTTTGGCTTCAGCAACGAGTTCACGATGGGCAGTAAGCTGGACACATTCTGCGGTTCCCCTCCGTACGCCGCTCCTGAACTCTTTCAGGTGAACACGCAGGCCCGCCCACAGCACCAACAACTGACAACTGACACAGTAAttcaaacaagacaaaaagctTTGAGGATTAGTTTTCCatacatgaataaaaagaaagtcAGAACTTAAACTGACTTTTTAAAGTTTCACCTGCAGGGGAAGAAGTACGACGGGCCGGAGGTGGACGTCTGGAGTTTGGGAGTGATTCTCTACACGCTGGTCAGCGGCTCGCTGCCCTTCGACGGACAGAACCTGAAGGTAGATCGGGTGGACAAGATAATAGAACGCCAGTGAGCACAGAGTTTGGACCGGAGCTGTAGAACTGTACTGCTAGCAGCATTAGCATTGTAGCTAAGGAAGGCTCTGGAGGGTTATATACTGCAACACCAAactgtgtgtgcgcacaggAGCTGAGGGAGCGTGTTCTCAGGGGAAAGTACCGGATCCCGTTCTACATGTCGACTGACTGTGAAAACCTGCTGAAGAAGCTGCTGGTCTTGAATCCTGGGAAACGAGGAAACCTTCAGGTAACTTCAGGGAGTTTGGTCAAGCTTCAGTGGCCAAACACAAGCTCTTTGACTCcgtcaacaacaaacaacctgCTGAATtcaacagctgtttttttttattcctgtttgtctgtttttcagcaaGTCATGAAAGATCGATGGATGAACGCCGGCTACGAGAACGAGGAGCTGAAACCGTACACCGAACCGGAGCAAGACTTTAGTGATGTCGAACGCATcggtcagacacacacacacacacacacgttcccATAATTCATTTGgtaatacagacacacaagctcGGTGCTGAGTGTGTtttctgaccaatcagagctgaTGGGGACGATGGGCTTCCCTCAGGAGGAAGTGATGACAGCATTGGACGGTCAGAAGTACAACGAGGCAATGGCAACATACCTGCTGCTGGGCAGGAAGCCTGCTGAGGTGATGGctttagcctagcttagcataaagccCAGAACTAGGGGAAACTGCTAGCCCAGCATCTTTATAGCAGGAAAGGAATCATCTCCTGATCCTCACGCAGAATGTTCTGTTGTTACTCTCTCCACTAGTTTGAAGGAACAGAGTCCTTGTCCAGCAGTAACCTGTTTCAAAGGTCACGACCATGCAGTGACATCAACGGCTCCAGTCAGTCGCCGGCCCACTCTAGCAATGTACCGACCACTCAGAAGCAGCGGCGTTTCAGCGACCACGGTGAGTTGCTGCTCTTACGTCTGCCGTAAATATGAAAAACCACAGGGAATCTTTCCTGGACCTTGTGTTTGGATCTGTGTTTGGATtctgtgtgctttgtgtttcagtggcGCCCTCCATCCCTCCGCCCGTCTCCTACACCAAGCGTTGCCATGCCAACAGCATAGAAAGCGACAGGAGGGAAGATCCCTCCTCACCCATCGGCGCTCCAGACCGCAGGAAGTCTGCCACAGCATCAGGGGTGAGAGGGTAAAGATTgtggtctaaaggtagacctccatgtcgATGGTCGAAACACAAAACTTCCTACCGGCAGAATTTTATGATGGTGGATTTCACCGTGgatgatgaaaaaaaggaaGGCTGACTTTAAAAAGGTGCATTTTTGCCCTCCGGCCATCgatgtggtctttgattctgAATTAGGTCTAGATTCTGTATTCAggaactgagccttaaaacagCCATCAACTTCTGGACCGTTATGATGTCACAGCATGaagtagccacgcccccaagCTCTGCTCATCTGAATCCGCCACCAAACCTCCCAACATAAGATATGGATGTAGACTAGGTTTAAAAcggggttaaaggtcaaacagtgTAACTCCACGCTCTCTTCAGATCAGTGAAATAAAGCCGGCTGGTTCATCTGACGTTTGTGTTACAGAGCATGACTCGGAGGAACACGTATGTTTATGAGAGGACGACCGCCGACCACCATTCCTTCGCCGTACCCAACGGGAAGGACAGCAGGTGAGAGGACCAAACCTGTTCCCACAGATCACATGCTGCTTACCCAAACCAATAactcttctgttttctgtttcagtctACCTGAGGTCCCTGCAGCATCCCCCTCCCTGTCACCGGGGGCAGCCGTCACCTCTACGCGTCCCCGTCACGTCAAGTCCATGTCTGCGTCTGGACATCCCATGAAGTCCACTTTGCCCCCGATCGATGACAACGTGGAGTATCAGAGGTGAACCCTAGACCGTGTAAACGTATTTCCTCCCTCCTCACATTTATATCACAGTATTTATATCACAGTAttgacaaccccccccccccagctcccccCGCCAGCCACCCTCCTCGCCCTCAGCCTTTAGTgtcaccagcagcaccagcagcaccacGCCAGACCGGACTCGCTTTCCCCGCGGCTCCTCCAGCCGCTCTACCTTCCACGGCGCTCAGCTTCGTGACCGACGACCAGCTATGTACAACGGGCCCCCGGCCTCGCCCAGACTGTCCCAGCATGCCGCCACATCGCTAGCTACGCCTCAGCGTGGCACTTCCACCTCCCTCATTGGAAAGATCACCTCCAAGTTCGTACGGAGGTCAGTGAAACGAGCCGCTCTTTTAGAAACACGCTGTGTTCTAATTCAGGGGTCAGAGGGCGCGACCTATGAAGGCGTCACTGTTTGTAGACACAAATGAGACGGTCtggtttgtggaggatttccaGCTCCTTTCCCTGATCACCATGACGCAAGTAGCAAGTAATTTTGTTCGTTGTTTGCTGCCAATTTTCATTACCAGTAATAAACTGCAGGATGGGTGAGATCAGGAAAGAACCTTCCAAGAGTGTTCGTTGCCcaggaaacattttcagtcacacTGAATTTCCAGTCCAATGATGAAGCCTCCACGGTCCGGCCCCTGAATTGGACACAGCCCCGATCCtcataaaaaacagaacagagccGTACAGATGTTGTTCCTGTGCGAGTTTGACAACATGAAAGATGCTCTGGATGAAAATCTTAATGTGCTTCAATGATGTTTTTTGCCCGGTTTCCTTCCTGCAGGAGTTTATCCGGTGAACCCAAAGAGGAACTGCGGGATTCCAAGCCTCGTTCCCTGCGGTTCACCTGGAGCATGAAGACCACGTCCTCCATGGAGCCGGGGGACATGATGAAGGAGATCCGGAGGGTGCTGGACACCAACAACTGTGACTATGAACAGCGTGAACGCTACCTGCTGTTCTGTGTGCACGGTGACGCCCGGCAGGACAGCCTGGTCCAGTGGGAGATGGAGGTGTGCAAACTGCCCCGCCTCTCGCTCAATGGCGTGCGGTTCAAAAGGATCTCCGGCACATCCATCGCCTTCAAGAACATTGCCTCCAAAGTGGCCAACGAGCTCAGGCTGTGACCGACCCCTCATCTTCACTCGTTAGTCTAATTATCCTAAAACACTGACAAGGAGACCACCTCGGcttctcctcctcagtaaacgaTGCCCCGTCAAGAGATGGCGGCCATCTTGTGTTCAGCACTATTTCATGAAACTGCTGTATGACACATTATTATAATCAACACAGTTACTATTTAATGTTATCACTAAATGTTGACGCCTGTGAAACCAAATATTAGTTTAAGTGGCGCAGACACCCGGCAGGTCGTGTTTCGCTGCTTTTCGTCAGCCAGTCGGTTTATTGCTACATTTCGGTGCACTTaagaaatcagatttttgtgGAAGTGTGGAAAATATCAGGTCAAAGGGATGAGAGCTGATTCACAGATGCTGTTTAACAGACCTTGAAGCGTTTGCATGTTAAACGGTCcgatttttgttgtatttggggGAAAGTGGAGACCAATCTGACTGCATGCAACCTGGAGATTTAGGGTTGTTGTAACATTTCAGTGCATGTTGGCAGAGCGTCCAGTTTCCTGCCTTAGCCCGATTGGATGTTACCTGGGCTCTACCTGTGGGCATCACCTGAAGGATAGCAGACGGTCTAAACACACAGTATTCATTGTGGGCCCATTCCgttctgatgacatcatcctCCTGTTGCTTAAGACCCAGCTGATTAGCATGCTGATGTTAGCTGAACAAATAGGCCAAAAAAGGgacaaatgaaagtgaaaccTCAAATTCATTCACTTTCTACCACATATCTGTCAGGGTCACGGGGGGTGGAGCCAAGCTGCAGacgagggcggggttcaccccGGACAGGGATGGCATATAGAGACAAACGGTCATTGTTTTCACGTTATGAATATTTCTCTGAAGTCTTAGATGTTTTCAGGCTAAACGTTCCAGTTCAGCAGGAAAGTCAAGTCGACCTTTAGggtcagtttgtgttgtggacATGTCACCGAGTTACAAAAGCACCATCTTCCATTGGAACTGGAGCAAAATTAGGTTTTTCCATAACAAATGCAAAAGTGGAGCTGGTTGTGATAGAATATGAAAAGTTAACAGGCCAAATactgaagaaagaaacacaatcCCAGGTAATGtgttctcctgctgctcagaCGGTCCCAGAGAGAGGTCCGTCTACAACTGTTAGCAAAAGAAACTGGTATGCAATACATGAATTTGCACCATCACCATCGAGCCAAATGTTTCAGTTGTCCACAACATTTCTGAGTATTTGATGCAAataactttttaactttttgttgTCGACGTGAAACACCACGGctcagtttgtgtgtcacaCCGTAAGAGGTCGTTGATAAATGGGTGTTAGCACATTAGCACAAAAGCACAGGTATGGGTGAGGTTTGTCCCTTGCTAATATTAGCCTAGCATACCGTGCCGGTCCTCTGTCTGATGCGGGTGTGTTGGGTGTCCTCCACCTTCGGCTTGAGCTTGGATGCTGTAAGTTGCTAACGAGTCCTGAAGTGTGATGAACACTCAAGCTGGGACAACATCCTCATTGACCAAATGTGATGCCCGTGTGACCCCTGACCTCCAGAAGAAGCACACCCTTTGACCCCACCGCCCGTTAGTGGATATTAATACTGCTGCAATAATGGGAGAGCGTCGGTGAGGTCATCGATGCTCAAACCGTTTCTGTTGGTTCAAACAAAAACTCTAAAGCTCCATTTTCCACATCTGACAGaacagaatgtgtttttttatttttctctgctgtatCAAACGACACCTGTCCAGGTAAATATGTGCAGGTTTGTGTACAGCCTGATTTTGGTTGGTCTGCACCGTCTGtatctttattttgtttccagCAGTATATCATTCATTCTTATTTTCGAAGGCCTTTGCGTGACACAGACATTtgtttcgattttttttttttttttttttgtcagttttgctGTTGAACGGAGAAAAACCAGAAAGACTCTGAGACTTCCAAATACTTTCAAGTTCAACAAAGCAAGTCATTCATGTCCACTGTTCAGACTTAAAGGGtcagtctctttttttccaccatcaACCAACCTCGTGTTCAGAGTTGGACCAACAACTGGTGAGCTCATTGGTTCCCACCAGCTGGAGTGACGAAACTGGACAGGCTCCGCCCTGGTCGGCTCAGTCTATGACACGGCTGCCATGTttaaccctccggtcgtgtTCACCTGCCGCtccttactttagtgttcccggtctgttttaactcctcttaaattagcacaaaaaccatttttattcaacattctttagctgtgaacgatgtctcaaagtagtgtttcacatgaatttatagaattaggcataaaataactgcagtgaaaatacaaataggcactgaaaatgtattacaaaatgaacatgtaatgtaaaaactaaatggaaaaccaaagactaaactcaacatgaagagtgtgtgtgcgtgtgtgtgtgtgacactcaggtcagagtgcgccttgcaaacataggcacCACATTTGCAACATCTCAGATTTGTTTTGTCATCTCTcggggcacagagctcacagcgcttccttttctgcccatgtccttgttgggggagagcagccagggcagtggctgggacatgcacactcctaaccagactggcagagccCAGCTCTGCTAGGAAAAGTCTcctcttgctctacttcctctgtcctgaaGACCAGAGgaagtgtccactcttggactggaatgtctcctcaggtacctgttcttcaggtgcctctccctctccatctgttgactggtcagtctcctcaaagtctggatcaaaatctaggttgtcttccacttctgaGACATCgtcctctatctctggttcaatttcagtgccctcttcatcatgtccaaaaatctggaccagaacctcttcgacaGAGAACCACTTGGTCAGTGGtctactcattgtgctcagagtaaaaggagtgcaaggcaaacatcatgctatatatttggggtctgtgtgaagatgatgcATTGATTAGTgtggaaggtgtggttcacgtgggggatcggcacaaaagcgtgggaaagagatgtgtacccgcaaaagacattgttcaggctgaagtgtgtgtgtgtgtgtgtgtgtgtgtgtgtgagtgtgtatggggatgttttctgtctgatggatgaatattcATTTCCTTTGGCAGTCACTTTTGACCGGGTCACTTTTGACACCACAGatgtaacaaggttgattaaaacactcaaaattcaatgaactTTTATATGTTgaagtgcatagtgtggaggacatcataaggccttgaggcaatcagatgtaaaacaatatttatgtgtgttttaagttgtaaatcggtcagatttgacccgaacacgacaggagggttaattAAACTGACGTCCACGTCTTTGGACTGCAGCACATTCCCGAGTACAACACAAACTCTAGAAGGATCTGTGTATTTGGAGGCAGATGGAGAACTGAGTACTCCTGAGGGGTGTGGGCGCTGGGAGGAGCTGGGAGGAGCTGGTACTCCGGGAGCTATCCGATAAGTGAAGGGTTGGTTGTGTAAGCTGTGGGATTGGCTCAGTTCACCAGAGGAAACCTGTTACCACTTGacatttattgttgttgacAGGAAGACCATTGACTGCTGTTTCCTGGTAGATCAACTCAAAGCTGTCGGTTCCACCAATTAATGCCTTCTGAATGTACTGCTCTGTATCTCCTATGCATTTGGTTCTATCAGAGGAGCAGCCAGCCAATGGTGTTTCTTCAGTTTGACATTATCTTTCCACCAATCTTTGTCCGTACGTCACCAGAGCCACTAAGCAGCTCCACGTCTCCCTACAGTGTTGGGGTCCTGAGGGTTCTCCAGTGAAACCGGAGAACACTTCGTACTGTACATTGTAGcacttaaaaaaacatgaagggaACAATAATGCACATCAAAGACTTGGTCCGATAGCGATGGGAGGGGTTAAAACATACGGAGTGTGAATGTGATGCTGCCTTCATGTTGTGGGAAAAACTTTATGAACCTCTTACTTGAAAATAGCCTTCGCCTCAGCTTTCAGATAGAAACTCGTACCTGGTGACGACTTGTCACCAACAGGGAAGTAGCAGAGTCCAGTGTAGCCATGATggattcatttgaaataaaaactgctgaGATGATTCTTTTTCTCTGTCGTCATTATTTCTGTGTTGTTCTCGTCTCGTTCTGCTCCTGcaggtctggtctgatctgctACACCAAAcaaagagacactgaagaacCAGCGGACCAGAGACCAAAGCCAGGACACAGAGGTTTGGTGAacgtggtgttgaaggtgtggaggtggatcagagAGCCGGAGgagacgctgtagaaggacagacATCCAGCAGGATAGTCCAC contains:
- the mark1 gene encoding serine/threonine-protein kinase MARK1 produces the protein MSGRLPLTPPKCSDRLPEPPAPPAKSSSRRSLPPCHSSMTTLADEQPHVGSYRLLKTIGKGNFAKVKLARHTLTGREVAIKIIDKTQLNPTSLQKLFREVSVMKLLNHPNIVKLFEVIETEKTLYLVMEYASGGEVFDYLVAHGRMKEKEARAKFRQIVSAVEYCHQKRIVHRDLKAENLLLDADMNIKIADFGFSNEFTMGSKLDTFCGSPPYAAPELFQGKKYDGPEVDVWSLGVILYTLVSGSLPFDGQNLKELRERVLRGKYRIPFYMSTDCENLLKKLLVLNPGKRGNLQQVMKDRWMNAGYENEELKPYTEPEQDFSDVERIELMGTMGFPQEEVMTALDGQKYNEAMATYLLLGRKPAEFEGTESLSSSNLFQRSRPCSDINGSSQSPAHSSNVPTTQKQRRFSDHVAPSIPPPVSYTKRCHANSIESDRREDPSSPIGAPDRRKSATASGSMTRRNTYVYERTTADHHSFAVPNGKDSSLPEVPAASPSLSPGAAVTSTRPRHVKSMSASGHPMKSTLPPIDDNVEYQSSPRQPPSSPSAFSVTSSTSSTTPDRTRFPRGSSSRSTFHGAQLRDRRPAMYNGPPASPRLSQHAATSLATPQRGTSTSLIGKITSKFVRRSLSGEPKEELRDSKPRSLRFTWSMKTTSSMEPGDMMKEIRRVLDTNNCDYEQRERYLLFCVHGDARQDSLVQWEMEVCKLPRLSLNGVRFKRISGTSIAFKNIASKVANELRL